The Nocardioides panzhihuensis genome has a segment encoding these proteins:
- the rocD gene encoding ornithine--oxo-acid transaminase — protein MTLLNEAQDTVATSLTPAAFAAAEAHSAHNYHPLEVVISHAEGAWVTDVDGRRCVDMLAGYSALNFGHGHPALLSAAREQLDKVTLTSRAFVHDQFAEFTARLAAMCGKEMVLPMNTGAEAVETAIKVARKWGYDVKGVPADQAEIIVMAGNFHGRTTTIVGFSDDADARDGFGPFAPGFVMVPYADLAAIAAAITPNTVAVLVEPIQGESGVVIPADDFLIGLRELCTRENVLFAADEIQAGLGRTGYTFACDHAGVKPDMYILGKALGGGIVPVSAVVADKDVLGVIGPGQHGSTFGGNPLACAVGTAVVELLETGEFQARAESLGKVLHDRLMAMVGNGIVGFRSRGLWAGVDIDPTIGTGREICERLLARGVLAKDTHGSTIRLAPPLVITEEDLHWALDQLEAAVSE, from the coding sequence ATGACCCTGCTCAACGAAGCTCAGGACACCGTTGCGACCAGCCTGACCCCCGCCGCCTTCGCCGCCGCCGAGGCGCACTCCGCGCACAACTACCACCCTCTCGAGGTGGTGATCAGCCACGCCGAGGGCGCCTGGGTGACCGACGTCGACGGTCGCCGTTGCGTCGACATGCTGGCCGGCTACAGCGCGCTGAACTTCGGTCACGGCCACCCCGCTCTGCTGTCCGCGGCCCGTGAGCAGCTCGACAAGGTCACCTTGACCTCGCGGGCCTTCGTGCACGACCAGTTCGCCGAGTTCACCGCGCGCCTGGCCGCGATGTGCGGCAAGGAGATGGTCCTGCCGATGAACACCGGCGCCGAGGCCGTCGAGACCGCCATCAAGGTCGCCCGCAAGTGGGGCTACGACGTCAAGGGCGTCCCGGCCGACCAGGCCGAGATCATCGTGATGGCCGGAAACTTCCACGGCCGCACCACCACCATCGTCGGCTTCTCCGACGACGCCGACGCGCGCGACGGCTTCGGCCCATTCGCCCCCGGCTTCGTGATGGTTCCCTACGCCGACCTCGCCGCGATCGCGGCCGCCATCACCCCCAACACGGTGGCCGTCCTGGTCGAGCCGATCCAGGGCGAGTCCGGCGTGGTCATCCCCGCCGACGACTTCCTGATCGGGCTGCGCGAGCTCTGCACCCGCGAGAACGTGCTCTTCGCCGCCGACGAGATCCAGGCCGGCCTCGGTCGCACCGGCTACACGTTCGCCTGCGACCACGCCGGCGTGAAGCCGGACATGTACATCCTCGGCAAGGCGCTCGGCGGCGGCATCGTCCCCGTCTCGGCGGTCGTCGCCGACAAGGACGTCCTCGGCGTGATCGGCCCCGGCCAGCACGGCTCCACCTTCGGCGGCAACCCGCTCGCCTGCGCCGTCGGCACCGCCGTCGTCGAGCTGCTCGAGACCGGTGAGTTCCAGGCCCGCGCCGAGTCGCTGGGCAAGGTCCTGCACGACCGGCTGATGGCGATGGTCGGCAACGGCATCGTCGGCTTCCGCTCCCGCGGCCTGTGGGCCGGCGTCGACATCGACCCGACCATCGGCACCGGTCGCGAGATCTGCGAGCGCCTCCTGGCCCGCGGCGTACTCGCCAAGGACACCCACGGCTCCACCATCCGCCTCGCGCCGCCCCTGGTGATCACCGAGGAGGACCTTCACTGGGCCCTCGACCAGCTCGAGGCGGCGGTCTCCGAGTAG
- the glmM gene encoding phosphoglucosamine mutase, whose protein sequence is MARLFGTDGVRGLANGEVLTASLAQNLATSAALVLTEELRVSGSGRKPLAVIGNDSRVSGQFLQATVAGGLASAGCDVIEVGVLPTPGVAYLTAALQADLGVVISASHNPMPDNGIKFLQRGGHKLDDVLEDRIEAHLDEPWDRPTGASVGRISFHENPVEAYADHLVSTLERRLDGLTVVVDCANGAAATAGPLTLRQAGANVIAINDVNDGLSINDGVGSTHPEMLQKAVVEHGADVGFAWDGDADRCLAVDGDGNLVDGDQLIAILTLGLHDTGRLPGDTVVVTVMSNLGFVKAMDAAGVQVKQTAVGDRYVLEEMRRGGYTIGGEQSGHIIMSEHATTGDGILTALHVLQRMSLTGRTLADLASAVTRLPQVLLNVKGVDKTRCKTDDGLLEAVAAEEKALAGSGRILLRPSGTENLVRVMVEAPTHHEAEACAERLADVVRARLAL, encoded by the coding sequence GTGGCACGCCTTTTCGGCACTGATGGAGTTCGCGGTCTCGCGAACGGCGAGGTCCTCACTGCCTCGCTCGCCCAGAACCTGGCGACGTCTGCAGCACTGGTCCTGACCGAGGAGCTGCGGGTCTCCGGCAGCGGGCGCAAGCCGCTGGCCGTCATCGGCAACGACTCGCGCGTCTCGGGACAGTTCCTGCAGGCGACGGTCGCCGGCGGTCTGGCCTCGGCCGGCTGCGACGTGATCGAGGTGGGCGTGCTGCCGACGCCGGGGGTCGCCTACCTCACGGCGGCTCTCCAGGCCGACCTCGGCGTGGTCATCTCGGCCTCCCACAACCCGATGCCCGACAACGGCATCAAGTTCCTCCAGCGCGGCGGGCACAAGCTCGACGACGTGCTCGAGGACCGGATCGAGGCACACCTCGACGAGCCGTGGGATCGCCCGACCGGCGCATCGGTGGGCCGGATCTCGTTCCACGAGAACCCGGTGGAGGCGTACGCAGACCACCTGGTCTCCACGCTCGAGCGACGTCTCGACGGACTGACCGTCGTCGTCGACTGCGCCAACGGCGCCGCGGCCACCGCGGGCCCGCTGACCCTGCGCCAGGCCGGCGCGAACGTGATCGCGATCAACGACGTCAACGACGGCCTCTCGATCAACGACGGCGTCGGTTCGACCCACCCGGAGATGCTGCAGAAGGCGGTCGTCGAGCACGGTGCCGACGTCGGTTTCGCCTGGGACGGCGACGCCGACCGCTGCCTGGCCGTCGACGGTGACGGCAACCTGGTCGACGGCGACCAGCTCATCGCGATCCTCACGCTCGGTCTGCACGACACCGGCCGGCTTCCGGGCGACACCGTGGTCGTCACCGTGATGAGCAACCTCGGCTTCGTCAAGGCGATGGACGCCGCGGGCGTCCAGGTGAAGCAGACCGCCGTGGGCGATCGCTACGTGCTCGAGGAGATGCGCCGCGGCGGCTACACCATCGGCGGCGAGCAGTCCGGCCACATCATCATGAGCGAGCACGCCACCACCGGCGACGGCATCCTCACCGCGCTGCACGTCCTGCAGCGGATGAGCCTCACCGGCCGCACCCTCGCCGATCTCGCCTCCGCAGTCACCCGGCTCCCGCAGGTCCTGCTCAACGTCAAGGGCGTCGACAAGACGCGCTGCAAGACCGACGACGGCCTTCTCGAGGCCGTCGCCGCCGAGGAGAAGGCCCTCGCCGGCTCCGGCCGCATCCTGCTGCGCCCCTCCGGCACCGAGAACCTCGTACGCGTCATGGTCGAGGCTCCCACCCACCACGAGGCCGAGGCGTGTGCTGAGCGGCTCGCGGACGTCGTACGCGCGCGGCTCGCGCTCTGA
- a CDS encoding SigE family RNA polymerase sigma factor, whose protein sequence is MSKDEEFTAYVRERRAHLYRAAYLLCGDEHRAEDIVQLTLSKVYSAWRKVRKADSVDAYVRRMLVNSHLDEGRRPWRRERVGDVVDRPAPTGPGAEDVDELWTALRALPVGQRRVVVLRHYWGLSVEETAADLGISAGTVKSQTSVALANLRHALRPDHAARGGWR, encoded by the coding sequence TTGAGCAAGGACGAGGAGTTCACCGCCTACGTCAGGGAGAGACGCGCGCACCTGTACCGCGCGGCCTACCTGCTGTGCGGTGACGAGCATCGTGCCGAGGACATCGTGCAGCTGACGCTGTCGAAGGTGTACTCGGCATGGCGAAAGGTGCGGAAGGCCGACAGCGTCGACGCCTACGTACGCAGGATGCTGGTCAACAGCCACCTGGACGAGGGCCGGCGTCCGTGGCGTCGCGAGCGAGTCGGCGATGTCGTCGACCGGCCGGCGCCGACCGGTCCGGGCGCCGAGGATGTCGACGAGCTCTGGACGGCGCTGCGTGCCCTCCCCGTAGGTCAGCGGCGGGTCGTCGTGCTCCGTCACTACTGGGGGCTGTCGGTCGAGGAGACCGCCGCAGACCTCGGCATCAGCGCGGGAACGGTCAAGAGCCAGACCTCGGTCGCCCTGGCCAATCTCCGCCATGCACTCCGCCCCGACCACGCTGCCCGAGGAGGATGGCGATGA
- the rplM gene encoding 50S ribosomal protein L13, translated as MRTYAPKPGDIERAWLVIDAADVRLGRLAVQTAELLRGKHKPIFAPNADTGDFVIIINAEKVSLSGNKAKTKLAYRHSGYPGGLTATPIGEILEKDARKAIETAVWGMLPKNKLGRQMLKKLKVYSGPTHPHVAQQAVPFEIKQIAQ; from the coding sequence GTGCGTACTTACGCTCCCAAGCCTGGCGACATCGAGCGCGCCTGGCTCGTGATCGACGCGGCCGACGTCCGTCTCGGCCGCCTCGCTGTCCAGACCGCTGAGCTCCTCCGAGGCAAGCACAAGCCGATCTTCGCGCCCAACGCGGACACCGGCGACTTCGTCATCATCATCAACGCCGAGAAGGTCTCCCTCTCCGGCAACAAGGCCAAGACCAAGCTGGCCTACCGCCACTCGGGCTACCCGGGCGGTCTGACCGCGACCCCGATCGGCGAGATCCTCGAGAAGGACGCCCGCAAGGCGATCGAGACCGCTGTGTGGGGCATGCTGCCGAAGAACAAGCTCGGCCGACAGATGCTCAAGAAGCTCAAGGTCTACTCCGGTCCGACGCACCCGCACGTCGCGCAGCAGGCCGTTCCGTTCGAGATCAAGCAGATCGCCCAGTGA
- a CDS encoding holo-ACP synthase, translating to MAVLGVGIDVCDLGRFEESLERTPRLRERLFTPAEATKPMASLAARFAAKEALAKALGAPVGMEWHDAEVISESSGQPRFELRGTVLAQATKLGVVTVHLSLSHDAGIASAMVVLED from the coding sequence ATGGCTGTCCTCGGAGTCGGGATCGACGTCTGCGACCTCGGGCGGTTCGAGGAGTCGTTGGAGCGTACGCCGCGGCTCCGTGAGCGCCTGTTCACCCCGGCTGAGGCGACGAAGCCGATGGCCTCGCTGGCCGCCAGGTTCGCCGCGAAGGAAGCGCTGGCCAAGGCGCTCGGTGCGCCGGTGGGGATGGAGTGGCACGACGCCGAGGTGATCTCGGAGTCATCGGGCCAGCCGCGGTTCGAGCTCCGCGGCACCGTGCTGGCGCAGGCGACGAAGCTCGGCGTGGTCACCGTCCACCTCTCGCTCTCCCACGACGCCGGGATCGCCTCGGCCATGGTCGTCCTAGAGGACTGA
- a CDS encoding NAD(P)H-hydrate epimerase, translating to MASLPEGALMQRAAAGLAYAVIGHLRGRGLGGAYGKRVVLLVGSGDNGGDALYAGALLGRRGARVEAWLLSDRAHAGGVAALKAAGGTVSSGVVSTGSTTGADVVVDGIVGIGGKPGLRPDAEAALEALAGIPVVAVDTPSGVCVDTGEIDGAHVSADLTVSFGTYKPCHLLDPTASACGTVQLVDIGLDLPTPVIESLEAADVAALVPRPAPDGHKYSRGVVGLRVGSATYPGAALLAVAGANTGLAGMVRYVGTASEWVKRRHPEVVGDGQAQAWVVGSGSADGANSALAFARASGVPLVIDADSLRPLTGPLGLPAILTPHAGELATLIREDRGDIEARPLHYARLAAQRFDAVVLLKGRRTTIASPDPDTPVRVNTTGTSWLATAGSGDVLGGLIGSLLAAGLAPIDAASAGAWLHGAAATLASAGGPVTASGVAAAIPAVIRSLPAVSPPSQ from the coding sequence ATGGCGAGTCTGCCGGAAGGCGCCCTGATGCAGCGTGCGGCTGCCGGGCTGGCCTACGCGGTCATCGGCCACCTTCGCGGGCGCGGCCTCGGCGGCGCCTACGGGAAACGCGTCGTCCTGCTCGTCGGGAGCGGGGACAACGGCGGCGACGCGCTGTACGCCGGGGCGCTGCTCGGGCGTCGCGGGGCGCGGGTCGAGGCGTGGTTGCTGTCGGACCGGGCGCACGCGGGCGGGGTGGCGGCGCTGAAGGCGGCCGGAGGGACCGTGTCCTCGGGGGTGGTCTCGACAGGCTCGACCACCGGGGCTGACGTCGTCGTCGACGGGATCGTCGGGATCGGGGGGAAGCCCGGGCTGAGACCGGATGCCGAGGCGGCGCTGGAGGCGCTCGCCGGGATCCCGGTGGTCGCTGTAGACACGCCCAGCGGGGTCTGTGTCGACACCGGGGAGATCGACGGGGCCCACGTGAGCGCCGACCTGACGGTCTCCTTCGGCACTTACAAGCCGTGTCATCTGCTCGACCCGACGGCCTCCGCTTGCGGGACGGTGCAGCTGGTCGACATCGGACTCGATCTGCCGACACCGGTGATCGAGAGCCTGGAGGCGGCCGACGTGGCCGCGCTGGTGCCGCGACCGGCGCCCGACGGACACAAGTACTCCCGCGGGGTCGTCGGGCTGCGGGTCGGCAGCGCCACCTATCCCGGCGCCGCGCTGCTGGCCGTCGCCGGCGCCAACACCGGGCTCGCCGGGATGGTGCGCTACGTCGGCACCGCATCGGAGTGGGTCAAACGCCGCCACCCGGAGGTCGTCGGCGACGGCCAGGCGCAGGCCTGGGTGGTCGGCTCCGGCAGCGCTGACGGAGCCAACAGCGCGCTCGCGTTCGCACGGGCCAGCGGCGTACCTCTGGTCATCGACGCCGACAGCCTGCGCCCGCTGACCGGGCCGCTCGGCCTGCCCGCGATCCTGACGCCGCACGCGGGCGAGCTGGCGACGCTGATCCGCGAGGACCGCGGCGACATCGAGGCTCGTCCGCTGCACTATGCGCGGCTCGCGGCCCAACGGTTCGACGCCGTGGTGCTGCTCAAGGGCCGCCGCACCACGATCGCCTCGCCGGACCCCGACACGCCGGTACGGGTCAACACGACCGGAACCTCCTGGCTGGCCACCGCCGGCTCCGGGGATGTGCTCGGCGGGCTGATCGGCTCGCTGCTCGCCGCCGGTCTGGCCCCCATCGACGCAGCGTCTGCGGGCGCCTGGCTGCACGGCGCGGCAGCCACGCTGGCTAGCGCGGGTGGGCCGGTCACGGCGAGCGGGGTGGCCGCGGCGATACCCGCCGTCATCCGGTCCCTGCCCGCTGTCTCGCCCCCTTCCCAGTAG
- the rpsI gene encoding 30S ribosomal protein S9 has translation MTENTVEVEETFETDEQGVAFTSESAPSADAPERPATIAPAAATGRRKESVARVRIVPGTGSWTINGRTIEDYFPNKLHQQIANEPFAALQLEGRFDVIARIDGGGIAGQAGALRLGVARSLNIVDEEANRPTLKKAGLLTRDARVVERKKAGLKKARKASQFSKR, from the coding sequence ATGACTGAGAACACCGTAGAGGTCGAGGAGACCTTCGAGACCGACGAGCAGGGCGTTGCTTTCACCTCTGAGAGCGCCCCGTCCGCCGACGCCCCCGAGCGCCCGGCGACCATCGCCCCGGCTGCCGCCACCGGCCGCCGCAAGGAGTCCGTGGCCCGCGTCCGGATCGTTCCGGGCACCGGTTCGTGGACCATCAACGGCCGCACCATCGAGGACTACTTCCCCAACAAGCTGCACCAGCAGATCGCGAACGAGCCGTTCGCCGCGCTGCAGCTCGAGGGTCGCTTCGACGTGATCGCCCGTATCGACGGCGGCGGCATCGCCGGCCAGGCCGGCGCGCTGCGTCTTGGCGTGGCTCGCTCGCTCAACATCGTTGACGAAGAGGCCAACCGCCCGACCCTGAAGAAGGCCGGTCTGCTGACCCGCGACGCTCGCGTCGTGGAGCGGAAGAAGGCCGGTCTCAAGAAGGCCCGTAAGGCATCGCAGTTCAGCAAGCGCTGA
- a CDS encoding nitrate- and nitrite sensing domain-containing protein, with protein sequence MNAFDDDTLLHERLYRIGSTAPVPVLDPSEDVRRGRRRVLRARVAATVGTVMAVGIIGIAGVALQPVIADRATDPAGSPIAPSTSSVRRAASVVQALPSAFNLAINVIFERDAALAGVPDVVLEPMQATTDETITTWTAKVEKIDVGGDQGLADLLARIQRSLDGMPKTRSDIGDTAGSRAAAQVAYMALVNDLLAIPTLVPRVNDAEIDSEIEALGSMQPVFDSLHEERAIMSNALTKREQSQTSGAVQAEPVSKEDLVSLAAAETTWRLSLADFYTATSERHREVLDQITYNTATDGAVGVPAQRVVNMVLSTGSLDRVTINPDAYTESCTELIRGLQELFVSAANEIGDDLAALDG encoded by the coding sequence ATGAACGCCTTCGACGACGACACCCTGCTGCACGAGCGGCTCTACCGCATCGGCTCCACCGCTCCGGTCCCGGTACTGGACCCCTCCGAAGACGTACGCCGCGGCCGCCGCCGCGTGCTCCGGGCCCGCGTGGCCGCGACCGTCGGGACCGTGATGGCGGTCGGGATCATCGGCATCGCCGGGGTGGCGCTCCAGCCCGTCATCGCTGACCGGGCCACCGATCCTGCTGGGTCACCGATCGCCCCCTCGACGTCGTCGGTGCGCCGGGCTGCGTCGGTCGTGCAGGCGCTGCCCAGCGCGTTCAACCTGGCGATCAACGTGATCTTCGAGCGCGACGCCGCCTTGGCAGGCGTCCCCGACGTCGTGCTGGAACCGATGCAGGCGACGACCGATGAGACCATCACGACCTGGACGGCGAAGGTGGAGAAGATCGACGTCGGCGGTGACCAGGGGCTCGCGGATCTCCTCGCGAGGATCCAGCGGTCATTGGACGGCATGCCGAAGACCCGATCCGACATCGGTGACACGGCCGGGAGCCGGGCGGCGGCGCAGGTGGCCTACATGGCACTCGTCAACGACCTCCTCGCGATCCCGACGCTGGTGCCGCGGGTCAATGACGCCGAGATCGACTCCGAGATCGAGGCGCTCGGCAGTATGCAACCGGTCTTCGATTCGCTCCACGAGGAGCGGGCCATCATGTCGAACGCCCTTACCAAGCGCGAGCAGTCGCAGACTTCGGGTGCTGTGCAAGCCGAGCCCGTCAGCAAGGAGGACCTCGTCTCGCTGGCTGCGGCCGAGACCACCTGGCGCCTATCGCTCGCGGACTTCTACACCGCGACCTCGGAGCGTCATCGCGAGGTTCTCGACCAGATCACCTACAACACCGCGACCGACGGGGCCGTCGGGGTTCCCGCGCAGCGGGTGGTCAACATGGTCCTGTCCACCGGCAGCCTGGACCGGGTCACGATCAACCCGGACGCTTACACGGAGTCCTGCACCGAGCTGATCCGTGGGCTGCAGGAGCTGTTCGTCTCTGCGGCGAACGAGATCGGCGACGATCTCGCTGCCCTCGACGGCTAG
- the coaA gene encoding type I pantothenate kinase, whose product MSHPGPHGDDRGSSPYVELDRSAWAELATETESPLTEAEIESLRGLGDQIDLNEVEEVYLPLSRLLSLYVSASDKLHDQQELFLGKAMPERTPFVIGVAGSVAVGKSTTARVLQQMLAHWPEHPNVALVTTDGFLYPNAELERRGLMERKGFPESYDRKALLRFLVDLKSGEDEVRAPIYSHLTYDVTDRTVTVKKPDIVILEGLNVLQPSRVRADGTISLALSDFFDFSVFVDADSRDIKRWYVDRFLRLRETAFRDPSSYFTKYAALTHDEAVTRATEIWNEINGPNLRENVLPTRSRATLVLRKDRDHSVRYVRLRKI is encoded by the coding sequence ATGTCACACCCCGGGCCACACGGCGACGACCGCGGCTCCTCGCCCTACGTCGAGCTCGATCGAAGCGCGTGGGCCGAGCTCGCCACCGAGACCGAGAGTCCGCTGACCGAGGCCGAGATCGAGTCGCTGCGAGGCCTGGGCGACCAGATCGATCTCAACGAGGTCGAGGAGGTCTACCTGCCGCTGAGCCGGCTGCTCAGCCTCTACGTGAGCGCCTCGGACAAGCTCCACGACCAGCAGGAGCTGTTCCTCGGCAAGGCGATGCCGGAGCGTACGCCCTTCGTCATCGGCGTCGCCGGGTCCGTCGCCGTCGGCAAGTCGACCACCGCCCGCGTGCTCCAGCAGATGCTCGCCCACTGGCCCGAGCACCCGAACGTCGCGCTGGTCACCACCGACGGGTTCCTCTACCCGAACGCCGAGCTCGAGCGTCGTGGTCTGATGGAGCGCAAGGGCTTCCCGGAGTCCTACGACCGCAAGGCCCTGCTCCGTTTCCTCGTCGACCTCAAGTCCGGTGAGGACGAGGTGCGCGCGCCGATCTACTCACACCTGACCTACGACGTCACCGACCGGACGGTGACCGTCAAGAAGCCCGACATCGTCATCCTCGAGGGGCTCAACGTCCTGCAGCCCTCTCGGGTCCGGGCCGACGGCACCATCTCGCTGGCCCTCTCCGACTTCTTCGACTTCTCCGTCTTCGTCGACGCCGACTCGCGCGACATCAAGCGGTGGTACGTCGACCGCTTCCTGCGGCTGCGTGAGACGGCCTTCCGCGACCCGTCGTCGTACTTCACCAAGTACGCCGCCCTCACCCACGACGAGGCCGTCACCCGCGCCACAGAGATCTGGAACGAGATCAATGGCCCCAACCTCCGCGAGAACGTACTCCCCACCCGCTCCCGCGCCACCCTCGTCCTCCGCAAGGACCGCGACCACTCCGTCCGCTACGTACGCCTGCGGAAGATCTAG
- the glmS gene encoding glutamine--fructose-6-phosphate transaminase (isomerizing), protein MCGIVGYVGDRSAQGVVIDGLRRLEYRGYDSAGIALIADGKLATDKKAGKLANLEKAIADTPLPASTTGIGHTRWATHGGPTDGNAHPHVGRTGRVAVVHNGIIENFAELRASLESDGHEFTSQTDTEVAAHLLEREVVGGADLTVAMQTVCSILEGAFTFVAIDAEDPSRVVAARRNSPLVVGLGEGESFLGSDVAAFIEHTREALELDQDQVVTITREGATVTNFDGTAAEGRHFHVDWDLAAAEKDGHDWFMRKEILEQPRAVADSLLGRRTSSGALHLDEMRLDDDELREVTKIIIIAAGTSFYAGMVAKYAIEHWCRISVEVELASEFRYRDPILDNSTLVVAISQSGETADTLQAIRHARSQRSKVLAICNTNGSTIPRESDAVIYTHAGPEIGVASTKGYVTQLVACYLLALYLAQAKGTMYGDEIDGVMTQLEAMPAAVEKVLETAPQVYDLAREYADRRAFLFLGRHAGYPVALEGALKLKELAYLHAEGFAAGELKHGPIALVEEGLPIWCIVPPRGRDFLHDKMRSGIMEVRARGARTIALVEEGDDSVDAVSDTIIRLPKVPVLLQPLVAVVPLQLFACQLATELGYDVDQPRNLAKSVTVE, encoded by the coding sequence ATGTGCGGCATCGTTGGGTACGTCGGAGACCGGTCGGCGCAGGGCGTCGTGATCGATGGCCTGCGGCGGTTGGAGTACCGCGGCTATGACTCGGCGGGGATCGCGCTGATCGCTGACGGAAAGCTGGCCACGGACAAGAAGGCAGGCAAGCTCGCCAACCTGGAGAAGGCGATCGCGGACACGCCGCTGCCGGCGTCGACGACCGGGATCGGTCACACCCGCTGGGCGACCCACGGTGGCCCGACCGACGGCAACGCGCACCCGCACGTCGGCCGCACCGGTCGCGTCGCGGTCGTGCACAACGGGATCATCGAGAACTTCGCCGAGCTGCGGGCCTCCCTGGAGAGCGACGGTCACGAGTTCACCTCGCAGACCGACACCGAGGTCGCCGCCCACCTGCTCGAGCGCGAGGTCGTCGGCGGAGCCGACCTGACCGTCGCGATGCAGACGGTCTGCTCGATCCTCGAAGGTGCGTTCACCTTCGTCGCCATCGACGCCGAGGATCCGTCCCGGGTCGTCGCCGCCCGCCGCAACAGCCCGCTCGTGGTCGGCCTGGGCGAGGGGGAGTCGTTCCTCGGCTCCGACGTCGCCGCCTTCATCGAGCACACCCGCGAGGCGCTGGAGCTCGACCAGGACCAGGTCGTCACGATCACCCGTGAGGGGGCGACGGTCACCAACTTCGACGGCACCGCCGCCGAGGGCCGCCACTTCCACGTCGACTGGGATCTGGCCGCCGCCGAGAAGGACGGCCACGACTGGTTCATGCGCAAGGAGATCCTCGAGCAGCCTCGTGCCGTCGCCGACTCGTTGCTGGGGCGGCGTACGTCTTCGGGGGCTCTCCATCTCGACGAGATGCGGCTCGACGACGACGAGCTGCGCGAGGTCACCAAGATCATCATCATCGCCGCGGGGACGTCGTTCTATGCGGGGATGGTGGCGAAGTACGCCATCGAGCACTGGTGCCGGATCTCCGTCGAGGTCGAGCTGGCCTCCGAGTTCCGCTACCGCGACCCGATCCTCGACAACTCGACGCTCGTGGTCGCGATCTCGCAGTCCGGCGAGACCGCCGACACCCTGCAGGCGATCCGGCACGCGCGCTCGCAGCGCTCGAAGGTGCTGGCGATCTGCAACACCAACGGCTCCACCATCCCGCGTGAGTCCGACGCGGTCATCTACACCCACGCCGGCCCGGAGATCGGGGTCGCCTCGACCAAGGGGTACGTCACCCAGCTGGTCGCCTGCTACCTGCTCGCGCTCTACCTGGCGCAGGCCAAGGGCACGATGTACGGCGACGAGATCGACGGGGTGATGACCCAGCTCGAGGCGATGCCCGCCGCGGTCGAGAAGGTGCTCGAGACCGCACCGCAGGTCTATGACCTGGCGCGTGAGTACGCCGACCGCCGCGCGTTCCTGTTCCTGGGCCGCCATGCCGGATACCCGGTCGCTCTGGAGGGTGCCCTCAAGCTCAAGGAGCTCGCCTACCTGCACGCCGAGGGCTTCGCCGCCGGCGAGCTCAAGCACGGCCCGATCGCGCTGGTGGAGGAGGGCCTGCCGATCTGGTGCATCGTGCCCCCGCGCGGCCGCGACTTCCTGCACGACAAGATGCGCTCGGGGATCATGGAGGTGCGGGCTCGCGGAGCGCGGACCATCGCTCTGGTCGAGGAGGGCGACGACTCGGTCGACGCGGTCTCCGACACGATCATCCGGCTGCCCAAGGTGCCGGTGCTCCTGCAGCCTCTGGTCGCGGTCGTGCCGTTGCAGCTCTTCGCCTGCCAGCTCGCCACCGAGCTCGGCTACGACGTCGACCAGCCCCGCAACCTCGCCAAGTCCGTCACCGTCGAGTGA